Within Pantanalinema sp., the genomic segment CGCGGCCTTCCAGTCGGAGGCGGAGAACTTGACCAGCTTGCTGACGATGGCCTTCTCCTTCACGATCACCCCCAGCTCCCGGTTGTTGTTCATGGAGTTGGTCGTCAGGTTGACCGAGCCGAGGTAGGCGGCCTCGCCGTCCACCACGATCAGCTTGGCGTGCAGCACCGGCTTGAGCTGGAAGCGGACCTGGGTCACCCCCGCGTCGTTGAGCTGCTTGAGGAGCTTGGCGTTGGTGTCCCCCATGGCGTTGGGCTCGAACCTGGCCGCCTGCACCTTGACGTCCACCCCGGCCTTGGCGCGCTCGCCCAGGGCGTCCGCCACCTCCTGATCGCCCATCACCTCGTCCTGGACCACCACCGAGCGCTTGGCGCTGCGGATGAAGGACACCAGGCGCGAGCGCGAGTTGTCGGGGCTGACCACCAGGTCGGGATCCGCCGGGCTGAAGGCCTTGCGATCCCAGTCGGCCTCGAACATGGCCAGGATCTCGGCCACGTCCGACTCGGAGCGATCGACCAACCCGTACTC encodes:
- a CDS encoding phospholipase D-like domain-containing protein, which codes for MFKRPVRLLSGLMLGLAIAGCGLGPFAAGAPDGSRLLAAQASRATYQLFVEPDDGQAPVLGAIQAAKTSVDVVVYMLSSPEIIQALCEARGRGVQVRVILEQRPFNPSNPNVPLPINKKTFETLEAAGVSVRYADSRFVYTHQKTMVVDRKAAYILTANLSRAAFEKNREYGLVDRSESDVAEILAMFEADWDRKAFSPADPDLVVSPDNSRSRLVSFIRSAKRSVVVQDEVMGDQEVADALGERAKAGVDVKVQAARFEPNAMGDTNAKLLKQLNDAGVTQVRFQLKPVLHAKLIVVDGEAAYLGSVNLTTNSMNNNRELGVIVKEKAIVSKLVKFSASDWKAA